From a region of the Janthinobacterium sp. 61 genome:
- a CDS encoding agglutinin biogenesis protein MshP has protein sequence MRIAIYPMPRGRRPCRPARGFSIITAIFLLVVLSALGVALVSISTMQHAESALDVQGARAYQAARAGMEWGVYQQRINGICEPSNSFALPANGTLSGFSVTVRCTQAAGALPRFQVIATACNQPVGSVCATANATNNPDYVQRVVQAEF, from the coding sequence ATGAGAATAGCCATTTACCCCATGCCGCGTGGACGGCGCCCATGCCGCCCGGCGCGCGGCTTCAGCATCATCACCGCCATCTTCCTGCTGGTGGTGCTGTCCGCCTTGGGCGTGGCGCTAGTTTCCATCTCGACCATGCAGCACGCCGAGTCGGCGCTGGACGTGCAGGGCGCGCGCGCCTACCAGGCGGCACGGGCCGGCATGGAGTGGGGCGTGTACCAGCAGCGCATCAATGGCATTTGCGAGCCAAGTAACAGTTTTGCCTTGCCCGCGAATGGCACGCTGAGCGGTTTCAGCGTCACCGTGCGCTGCACGCAGGCGGCGGGAGCACTGCCCCGTTTTCAAGTGATTGCGACCGCCTGCAACCAGCCGGTGGGCAGCGTTTGCGCCACTGCCAACGCCACCAACAATCCCGATTATGTGCAGCGCGTCGTGCAGGCGGAGTTTTAA
- a CDS encoding prepilin-type N-terminal cleavage/methylation domain-containing protein: MNTYFPLRRARGFTLIELIVVIIITAIVAGMVTVFIRAPVQSYLDVTARAELADAADTASRRITRDVRLALPNSVRVTSNSSGSYLELLLTKAGGRYLSEDDNPNLVPGNVLAFDPLTPMSTANVFTIVGAAPSGMQAIVPGDFIVVNNLGDQPPVNAYDCSGQCNRAQVASISGTNVTLAKNPFVEQTPSMPSLSYRFQVVSTAVTYHCAPNANGTGTLTRYAGYTIQVAQPESTVGLPLNGAPSAALMATQVAACGFSFATLPNLQRGLVSVSLTLGTSGGNAGQITLVQQAQVNNSP; encoded by the coding sequence ATGAACACTTATTTCCCTCTGCGCCGCGCGCGTGGCTTTACCTTGATCGAACTGATCGTGGTCATCATCATCACGGCCATCGTCGCTGGCATGGTGACGGTGTTCATCCGTGCCCCCGTGCAAAGCTATCTGGATGTGACCGCCCGCGCCGAACTGGCCGACGCGGCCGATACGGCATCGCGGCGCATCACGCGCGACGTGCGCCTGGCGCTGCCCAACAGCGTGCGCGTGACGAGCAATAGCAGCGGCAGTTATCTGGAGCTGCTGCTGACCAAGGCGGGTGGACGCTATCTGTCGGAAGACGATAATCCTAACTTAGTGCCGGGCAATGTGCTTGCCTTCGATCCCCTCACGCCGATGAGCACTGCGAACGTCTTTACCATCGTTGGCGCCGCGCCGTCCGGCATGCAAGCCATCGTGCCCGGCGACTTTATCGTCGTCAACAATCTGGGTGACCAGCCTCCCGTGAATGCCTATGACTGCAGTGGGCAGTGCAACCGCGCCCAGGTCGCATCCATCAGCGGCACCAATGTCACGCTGGCCAAGAACCCCTTTGTCGAGCAAACACCATCCATGCCTTCGCTCAGTTATCGTTTCCAGGTGGTGAGTACGGCCGTGACTTATCATTGCGCGCCGAATGCGAACGGCACGGGCACGCTGACGCGCTATGCCGGCTATACGATCCAGGTGGCCCAGCCGGAGAGTACCGTTGGCCTGCCGCTCAACGGCGCGCCGTCGGCAGCACTGATGGCGACGCAGGTCGCCGCTTGCGGTTTTTCTTTCGCTACGCTACCCAACCTGCAGCGGGGCCTGGTCAGTGTCAGCCTGACCCTGGGCACGTCCGGCGGCAACGCGGGCCAGATCACGCTGGTGCAACAGGCACAGGTCAATAATTCGCCATGA
- a CDS encoding prepilin-type N-terminal cleavage/methylation domain-containing protein — MSITRGAIIAARGPGQRGVTLIELVIFIVVVSIAVVGLLQIFARTTASSADPQLRKQALAIAEAMLDEIEGARFTYCPADDPAAETATSVADCTLAEGPANSIRPYYRVSDYNLINPPYTYTTTDVAGNDFPKGYVADVVISPVLVNDKGLQHAPSATDPTALRITVTVSYGANQQIVLDGYRTRYAPNSIP; from the coding sequence ATGTCCATTACTAGGGGCGCCATCATCGCGGCGCGCGGGCCGGGGCAGCGGGGCGTGACCTTGATCGAACTGGTCATCTTCATCGTGGTGGTCAGCATCGCCGTCGTTGGCCTGCTGCAAATTTTCGCCCGCACCACGGCCAGCAGCGCCGATCCGCAATTGCGCAAGCAGGCGCTGGCCATCGCGGAAGCCATGCTCGATGAGATCGAAGGGGCGCGGTTTACATATTGTCCGGCGGACGATCCCGCGGCGGAAACGGCCACCAGCGTGGCCGATTGCACGCTGGCGGAAGGGCCTGCAAATTCGATACGCCCCTATTACAGGGTAAGCGATTACAATCTGATCAACCCGCCATATACGTATACCACCACCGATGTGGCTGGCAATGACTTTCCGAAGGGCTATGTCGCCGATGTGGTCATCAGCCCTGTTTTGGTAAATGACAAAGGTTTGCAGCACGCTCCCTCGGCCACCGATCCCACGGCGCTGCGCATCACGGTCACTGTGTCATACGGTGCGAATCAGCAGATCGTGCTGGACGGCTACCGCACGCGCTACGCGCCGAACAGTATTCCATGA
- a CDS encoding Tfp pilus assembly protein FimT/FimU — MLSPAGLMFAGPASRGRQQRGFTLVELIAVLVVGGILAAVAMPRFFQQDSFDARSFADQNVSMLRYAQKLAIAQNRPVFVLLNGSRIALCFSAACEAANRVLPPAGGNSGRKATLAACANATAWLCEGAPDKISYSVPQEAVTFYFNALGRPYESTDTEPVSSFPARVSIGISGGGIPRTIVVEGETGYVHY, encoded by the coding sequence ATGCTGTCTCCAGCAGGTTTGATGTTTGCCGGACCGGCCAGCCGTGGACGCCAGCAGCGCGGATTCACCCTGGTCGAGCTGATCGCCGTGCTGGTGGTGGGTGGCATCCTGGCCGCCGTCGCCATGCCGCGCTTCTTCCAGCAAGACAGTTTTGATGCGCGCAGTTTTGCCGATCAAAACGTGAGCATGCTGCGCTATGCGCAAAAATTGGCGATCGCGCAAAACCGGCCCGTCTTCGTGCTGCTTAACGGCAGTCGCATTGCCCTGTGCTTTAGCGCCGCCTGCGAGGCGGCCAATCGCGTCTTGCCGCCAGCCGGCGGCAACAGCGGCCGCAAGGCCACCCTGGCCGCCTGTGCGAATGCTACTGCGTGGCTGTGCGAGGGTGCGCCCGACAAGATCAGCTACAGCGTGCCGCAGGAAGCGGTAACCTTTTACTTCAATGCCCTGGGCCGTCCTTACGAGTCCACTGACACCGAACCTGTCTCCAGCTTTCCCGCGCGCGTCAGCATCGGCATCAGCGGCGGCGGCATCCCGCGCACTATCGTGGTCGAAGGGGAAACCGGCTATGTCCATTACTAG
- a CDS encoding type II secretion system protein, producing the protein MKISNSKQSIRRFQQGAQAGFTLIELVVVIVILGILAATAIPRFINLSADARLAKVNGARASVQAAASLAHAQWLVNNTATGTIPPVTMDGKTIAMVNGYPDAAGIVIAAGDLNDYSVTGTAPVSIAADANHLTCAFTYTVATATAAAAVSVPPTLANCQ; encoded by the coding sequence ATGAAGATCAGCAATAGTAAGCAGTCGATTCGTCGTTTTCAACAAGGTGCCCAAGCGGGCTTTACGCTGATCGAGTTAGTCGTCGTCATCGTCATCCTGGGCATCCTGGCGGCCACCGCGATTCCCCGTTTTATCAATTTGTCTGCCGATGCCCGTCTGGCGAAAGTCAACGGTGCTCGCGCATCGGTGCAGGCTGCTGCTTCCCTGGCCCATGCGCAATGGCTGGTCAATAATACTGCCACCGGTACGATTCCTCCTGTCACGATGGATGGCAAAACCATCGCCATGGTGAACGGTTATCCCGATGCGGCAGGCATCGTAATCGCGGCCGGTGACTTGAATGACTACAGTGTCACGGGTACGGCACCGGTATCGATTGCCGCCGATGCGAACCATCTTACCTGCGCGTTTACCTATACAGTCGCCACGGCGACTGCGGCGGCGGCGGTGAGCGTCCCGCCTACCCTTGCCAATTGTCAATGA
- a CDS encoding type II secretion system protein, with product MTKCHSPKNNVVAGSARQRGFTLFELAVVASLIAVLAGVLLIRITVVQQEAERVAVQQTVAALRAGLRMKVLQLYVAGQQNQLPALAGQNPVDWLLEKPANYLGTYTAPAIEKLPQSHWFFDQSNAELIYILNRGNIFGGYRSELLQFKVSLQQAPLASAKPSSPVDTPQLALMQMGEAGGLK from the coding sequence ATGACAAAGTGCCATTCGCCAAAAAACAACGTTGTGGCTGGCTCGGCAAGGCAGCGGGGATTTACCTTGTTTGAGCTGGCCGTCGTGGCGTCCCTCATCGCTGTGCTGGCGGGCGTGCTGCTGATCCGGATAACAGTGGTGCAGCAGGAAGCGGAGCGGGTCGCGGTACAGCAAACGGTCGCGGCTTTGCGCGCGGGCCTGCGCATGAAAGTGCTGCAACTATATGTGGCTGGCCAGCAAAACCAGTTGCCGGCGCTGGCGGGGCAAAATCCCGTCGATTGGTTGCTTGAAAAGCCGGCCAATTATTTGGGTACATATACGGCGCCGGCGATAGAAAAACTTCCCCAAAGTCATTGGTTTTTTGATCAAAGTAATGCAGAATTAATATATATATTAAATCGAGGCAACATTTTTGGCGGATACCGTTCCGAGTTGCTTCAATTCAAGGTAAGCTTGCAGCAAGCGCCCCTTGCTTCGGCCAAGCCCTCAAGCCCGGTGGATACGCCGCAGTTGGCATTGATGCAGATGGGCGAGGCGGGCGGGCTGAAATAG
- a CDS encoding type II secretion system F family protein, whose translation MPFFAYKARNASGELLTGVMEGADSGAVADQLFSTGATPVEILATKKAATTGADIGWWQRLTEKKVSSMDVQLFSRQLYTLLKAGVPIMRGLAGLQESAISPAFGRVIKDVRESLDAGRELSAAMARHPTVFSQFYLSMVRVGEMTGRLDEVFLRLFDHLEFDRDMRARVKTATRYPSFVIVAMVVAMVIVNMFVIPQFVKVFASFNAELPLMTRILIGTSGFMVAYWPVLLVVTIAAIAAFRAWLRTVPGRYTWDRYKLRFPIAGKIILKGTMARFARSFALSSTSGVPIVQALTVVSQTVDNAYLCARVEQMRDGVERGDSILRTSVAAGVFTPVVLQMIAVGEESGSLDELMNEIAQMYEREVDYELKTLSAQIEPILIAFLGVMVLVLALGIFLPVWDLGKVALHK comes from the coding sequence GTGCCATTTTTTGCTTACAAGGCGCGCAATGCCAGCGGCGAACTGCTGACCGGCGTGATGGAAGGCGCCGACAGCGGCGCCGTGGCCGATCAGTTGTTTTCCACCGGCGCGACGCCGGTGGAAATCCTGGCGACTAAAAAAGCCGCCACTACCGGCGCCGATATCGGCTGGTGGCAAAGGCTGACGGAGAAAAAAGTCAGCTCGATGGACGTGCAATTGTTCAGCCGCCAACTGTACACCCTGCTCAAGGCGGGCGTGCCCATCATGCGCGGCCTGGCCGGCCTGCAGGAATCCGCCATCAGCCCCGCATTTGGCCGCGTCATCAAGGATGTGCGCGAGTCGCTTGACGCAGGCCGCGAACTGTCGGCTGCCATGGCGCGCCACCCCACCGTGTTTTCGCAGTTTTACCTGTCGATGGTGCGCGTGGGCGAAATGACGGGGCGGCTCGATGAAGTGTTCCTGCGCCTGTTCGACCACCTGGAATTCGACCGCGACATGCGCGCGCGCGTGAAGACGGCCACGCGCTACCCCAGTTTCGTGATCGTGGCCATGGTCGTCGCCATGGTGATCGTCAACATGTTCGTGATTCCCCAGTTCGTGAAAGTGTTCGCCAGCTTCAATGCCGAACTGCCTTTGATGACGCGCATCCTGATTGGCACGTCGGGCTTCATGGTGGCGTACTGGCCGGTGCTGCTGGTAGTGACGATAGCCGCAATAGCCGCTTTTCGTGCCTGGTTGCGCACCGTGCCTGGCCGCTACACGTGGGACCGCTACAAGTTGCGCTTCCCCATCGCCGGGAAGATTATCCTGAAAGGCACGATGGCGCGCTTCGCGCGCAGTTTCGCCCTGTCCAGCACCAGCGGCGTGCCCATCGTGCAGGCGTTGACGGTGGTGTCGCAAACGGTAGATAACGCCTACCTGTGCGCCCGGGTCGAACAGATGCGCGACGGCGTCGAGCGCGGCGACAGCATCCTGCGCACCTCCGTGGCGGCGGGCGTTTTCACGCCGGTGGTGCTGCAAATGATCGCCGTCGGCGAAGAGTCCGGCTCGCTGGACGAGCTGATGAATGAAATCGCCCAGATGTACGAGCGGGAAGTGGACTACGAATTGAAGACCCTGTCCGCGCAAATCGAACCCATCCTGATCGCCTTTCTTGGTGTCATGGTATTGGTGCTGGCGCTGGGCATCTTCTTGCCAGTGTGGGACCTGGGCAAGGTCGCCCTGCATAAATGA
- a CDS encoding GspE/PulE family protein translates to MARPEKVRLGEILVQQQLLTEEQLGQALTEQKRSGRKLGRVFVEHGFVTEEQISGALARQLDIPYINLKFYNINSELVRLLPETQARRFRALVLEDRREGLLVGMSDPTDLFAYDEIARLVKRQIELAVVNETEVLAAIDRIYRRTEDISTLTRELEQDLGDVSVDFGALAANPGLEEAPIVKLLQSVFEDATQVRASDIHIEPQEGRLQIRFRIDGVLHLQTEADSKIASSLALRLKLMSDLDISEKRLPQDGRFAIRVKNQRIDVRISTMPTQYGESVVMRLLNQGGTTLRLDAIGMPPKLVQQFRAIVNRPNGLVLVTGPTGSGKTTTLYCALSELNSVEKKLITVEDPVEYRLPGINQVQVNDKIELSFARVLRSALRQDPDIVLVGEMRDQETAQIGLRAAMTGHLVLSTLHTNDAISTPLRLMDMGVPRYMVGSSLQAVLAQRLVRVICESCSTPYQPTPNEYEWLRLELGELVERNQYFHGKGCSHCNGMGYRGRTGVYELLEITRAVADAANHADPSHFMRVAMEQMAGETLRRHAVQLVVQGRTTVMEAMRISNQSED, encoded by the coding sequence ATGGCAAGGCCAGAGAAAGTCCGGCTCGGTGAAATTTTAGTGCAGCAGCAATTGCTGACGGAAGAACAGTTGGGCCAGGCCTTGACGGAACAGAAGCGCTCGGGGCGCAAGCTGGGCCGCGTTTTTGTTGAACACGGCTTTGTCACGGAAGAGCAGATTTCGGGCGCGCTGGCGCGCCAGCTGGACATTCCCTACATCAACCTGAAGTTCTACAACATCAATTCCGAGCTGGTGCGCCTGCTGCCGGAAACCCAGGCGCGCCGTTTTCGCGCGCTGGTGCTGGAAGACCGGCGCGAGGGCTTGCTGGTTGGCATGTCCGATCCCACCGACCTGTTCGCGTACGATGAGATTGCGCGCCTGGTCAAGCGCCAAATCGAGCTGGCCGTGGTCAATGAAACGGAAGTGCTGGCCGCCATCGACCGCATCTACCGTCGGACGGAAGATATCTCCACCCTGACGCGCGAGCTGGAGCAGGACCTGGGCGACGTGTCCGTCGACTTTGGCGCCCTGGCCGCCAATCCGGGCCTGGAAGAGGCGCCCATCGTCAAGTTGCTGCAATCGGTGTTCGAGGACGCCACGCAAGTGCGCGCCTCGGACATCCACATTGAACCGCAGGAAGGCCGGCTGCAGATCCGTTTCCGCATCGACGGCGTGCTGCACCTGCAGACGGAAGCGGACAGCAAGATCGCCAGTTCGCTGGCGCTGCGCCTGAAACTGATGTCGGACCTCGATATTTCCGAGAAGCGCCTGCCGCAGGATGGCCGCTTCGCCATCCGCGTAAAAAATCAGCGCATCGACGTGCGTATCTCCACCATGCCGACGCAATATGGCGAATCGGTGGTGATGCGGCTGTTGAACCAGGGCGGCACGACCTTGCGCCTGGACGCCATCGGCATGCCGCCCAAGCTGGTGCAACAGTTCCGCGCCATCGTGAACCGCCCGAATGGCCTGGTGCTGGTGACGGGGCCGACCGGCAGCGGCAAGACGACGACCTTGTATTGCGCCTTGTCCGAGCTCAATTCTGTGGAAAAAAAGCTCATCACGGTGGAAGACCCCGTCGAGTACCGTTTGCCCGGTATTAACCAGGTGCAAGTGAACGACAAGATCGAGCTCAGTTTTGCCCGCGTGCTGCGCTCGGCCCTGCGGCAGGATCCCGATATCGTGCTGGTGGGCGAGATGCGCGACCAGGAAACGGCGCAAATCGGCCTGCGCGCCGCCATGACGGGCCATTTGGTGCTGTCGACCCTGCATACGAATGACGCCATCAGCACACCGCTGCGCCTGATGGACATGGGCGTGCCCCGCTACATGGTGGGCAGCTCGCTGCAAGCCGTGCTGGCGCAGCGCCTGGTGCGCGTGATCTGCGAAAGCTGCAGCACGCCGTACCAGCCCACGCCCAACGAATACGAATGGCTGCGCCTGGAACTGGGCGAGCTGGTCGAACGCAACCAGTATTTCCATGGCAAGGGCTGCTCGCATTGCAACGGCATGGGTTACCGGGGCCGCACGGGCGTGTACGAATTGCTGGAAATTACGCGCGCCGTGGCCGACGCCGCCAACCATGCCGATCCTTCCCACTTCATGAGGGTGGCGATGGAGCAGATGGCGGGCGAAACCCTGCGCCGCCACGCCGTGCAGCTGGTGGTGCAAGGTCGCACGACGGTGATGGAAGCAATGCGCATCAGCAACCAGAGCGAGGATTGA
- a CDS encoding ABC transporter ATP-binding protein, with translation MTTCSIEFHNVHLQLAGIAVLRGVDLQVRAGELFGLVGVNGAGKTSLLKCLLDFCTPERGNIAIFGQPHRHGTARQPLSFLPERFQAPYYLTGGDFLRYLSRLHNVRPDAEALQQALGALDLAPDALLRPARDYSKGMMQKLGLAACLLSGKPQLLLDEPMSGLDPKARAQFKQVLRQARAQGRGALFTSHALADVEELCDRMAILHAGRIVFTGTPAECRARHGGTADASLEQAFLNCIAA, from the coding sequence ATGACCACCTGTTCCATCGAGTTTCACAACGTGCATCTGCAGTTGGCGGGCATCGCCGTGCTGCGCGGCGTCGACCTGCAGGTACGCGCGGGCGAACTGTTCGGCCTGGTCGGCGTGAATGGCGCGGGCAAGACCAGCCTGCTCAAATGCCTGCTGGACTTTTGCACGCCCGAGCGGGGCAACATCGCCATTTTCGGCCAGCCGCACCGGCACGGCACGGCGCGCCAGCCCCTGTCCTTTCTGCCGGAACGTTTCCAGGCGCCCTACTACCTGACGGGTGGCGACTTCCTGCGCTATTTGTCGCGCCTGCACAATGTGCGCCCCGATGCGGAAGCGCTGCAGCAAGCGCTGGGCGCGCTGGACCTGGCGCCCGATGCCTTGCTGCGCCCCGCGCGCGACTACTCGAAAGGCATGATGCAAAAACTGGGGCTGGCCGCCTGCTTGCTGTCGGGCAAGCCGCAATTGCTACTGGACGAACCGATGAGCGGACTCGACCCGAAGGCGCGCGCCCAGTTCAAGCAAGTGCTGCGGCAAGCGCGCGCCCAAGGCCGCGGCGCCCTGTTCACCTCGCATGCACTGGCCGACGTGGAAGAACTGTGCGACCGCATGGCCATCCTGCATGCGGGCCGCATCGTGTTTACGGGCACGCCCGCCGAATGCCGCGCACGCCACGGTGGCACGGCGGACGCCAGCCTGGAACAGGCGTTCCTCAATTGCATCGCAGCATGA
- a CDS encoding ExeA family protein — protein sequence MNADTHAPLPAPPGRPYAPSPHGMYLRHFDLRTAPFGITPDPAFFYPGNTRGELLAALLYAVTQGEGIIKLTGEVGSGKTMLCRMLAERLPPHVDVVYLLNPRLEPDEVLHAIAAELGLALDGCRADAVLRALHSELIARHAAGRQVVLLAEEAQAMPGATLEALRLLTNLETASHKLLQIVLFGQPELQHTLDLPQFRQLKERITHSFIVPCLPQALLNDYLTCRLAAAGRTAPLVFTPAALRQLARSSQGIVRRVNVLADKALLAAYADDAQQVSARHVRLAIADTPFYRAPWHAGKLLAGALCALMLLLAAALLWQWLRPGQTTGMAAPATLQAAVQHPRLPAPSTLLNSKLAESRGWLEQQGPQQLVLQIASLPASETAAAETFLQQAQQAIGLHDVHVFRLPGTAPASATARLAIVYGSFADRASAEAVWARIAPASPQKILLRSIGSIRTEINAAIPAQAGRGAP from the coding sequence ATGAACGCCGACACGCACGCCCCTCTTCCTGCGCCGCCCGGGCGGCCTTACGCACCGTCCCCGCACGGCATGTATCTGCGCCATTTCGACTTGCGCACCGCGCCCTTCGGCATCACGCCGGACCCGGCCTTCTTCTACCCCGGCAATACACGTGGCGAACTGCTCGCGGCGCTGCTATATGCCGTCACGCAAGGCGAAGGCATCATCAAGCTGACGGGCGAAGTGGGCAGCGGCAAGACCATGCTGTGCCGCATGCTGGCCGAACGCCTGCCGCCCCACGTCGATGTGGTCTACCTGCTCAATCCCCGCCTGGAACCGGACGAAGTCTTGCACGCCATCGCCGCCGAACTGGGCCTGGCGCTGGATGGCTGCCGCGCCGATGCCGTGCTGCGCGCCCTGCATAGCGAGCTGATCGCCAGGCATGCGGCCGGGCGCCAGGTGGTGCTGCTGGCAGAAGAAGCCCAAGCCATGCCGGGCGCCACCCTGGAAGCGCTGCGCCTGCTGACGAACCTGGAGACGGCCAGCCACAAGCTGCTGCAAATCGTCCTGTTTGGCCAGCCGGAATTGCAGCACACCCTGGACTTGCCCCAGTTCCGCCAGTTAAAAGAGCGCATCACCCACAGCTTCATCGTACCTTGCCTGCCGCAGGCCTTGCTGAACGACTATCTGACGTGCCGCCTGGCCGCCGCCGGCCGCACGGCGCCGCTCGTTTTCACGCCGGCCGCCCTGCGCCAGCTGGCGCGCTCCTCGCAGGGCATCGTGCGCAGGGTCAATGTCCTGGCCGACAAGGCCTTGCTGGCCGCGTATGCAGACGATGCTCAACAAGTGAGCGCGCGCCATGTGCGCCTGGCCATCGCCGACACTCCCTTTTATCGCGCACCCTGGCATGCGGGCAAGCTGCTGGCGGGCGCCTTGTGCGCGCTGATGCTGCTGCTGGCCGCTGCGCTGCTGTGGCAATGGCTGAGGCCGGGCCAGACAACGGGCATGGCGGCGCCAGCCACGCTGCAGGCAGCGGTCCAGCACCCCCGCTTGCCAGCGCCGTCAACGCTGCTCAACAGCAAGCTGGCCGAATCGCGCGGCTGGCTGGAACAGCAGGGGCCGCAGCAGCTGGTACTGCAGATTGCCAGCCTGCCTGCCAGCGAGACGGCCGCAGCAGAAACCTTTTTGCAGCAGGCGCAGCAAGCCATCGGCTTGCATGACGTCCACGTCTTTCGCCTGCCTGGCACAGCGCCCGCCAGCGCGACCGCGCGCCTGGCGATCGTCTATGGCAGCTTTGCCGACCGGGCCAGCGCCGAAGCCGTCTGGGCCAGGATAGCCCCCGCATCGCCGCAGAAAATATTGCTTAGAAGCATAGGTAGTATCCGCACGGAAATTAATGCCGCGATCCCGGCACAAGCAGGGCGTGGCGCACCCTAA
- a CDS encoding secretin N-terminal domain-containing protein: protein MNQHPIPVLASWVTLACSAMLAGCAAHQPQLSPGHINAAPPPAGAIPEPVQQSSALAAPLPAPKVETYSVTVHKVPVQSLLFALARDAGMNVDIHPQIEGSVTLNALNQTLPQLLSRIGKQIDMRYEIDGKNLTVLPDAPVWRNYKVDYVNMARSTNSSVNIATQISTAGGGSNNASNPVGSTQGGNGNNNSTTLVVNRSENNFWYSLEKNIRDLLRETTLNDVQVDPLAQLNQQLTSVPGQQAQQGQPGQQQNQAGNFPAPGQAGQYGAQPPMQNTVPNGGQYAPGQQVPGQNANPGQALDANGMPLLKLANKGGPSSVVVNVEGGLIAVRATGRQHEKIAEFLDAVLHSAKRQVLIEATIIEVRLSNEYQQGINWARLTGSLQLRQGQVGTSVLSSGVTPNVTPGIFLLNYVKDSFATTIQLLESFGKVKVLSSPKISVLNNQTAMLKVVDNNVFFTIKVTPAVISSTGTITTPATYESKLETVPVGFVMSVTPQISDSDEVTLNVRPTITRIVGYVQDPNPALATANVQSRVPVIQARELESIMKVSNGQIAVMGGLMQDSVDNAKDGVPGLSSLPLVGNLFTYRNEASSKTELVIFMRPVVVKDASIDGDYRDYRYLLPGQAPLNSQPYTDGPPAPAVQPQARLQGDFP, encoded by the coding sequence ATGAATCAACACCCTATTCCTGTGCTGGCCTCTTGGGTCACCCTCGCATGCAGCGCCATGCTGGCCGGTTGTGCCGCACATCAACCGCAGCTATCGCCTGGCCACATCAATGCCGCGCCCCCACCTGCTGGCGCCATTCCCGAACCGGTGCAGCAAAGCAGCGCGCTGGCCGCGCCCCTGCCCGCGCCCAAGGTGGAAACCTACAGCGTCACCGTGCACAAGGTGCCCGTGCAATCGCTGCTGTTTGCGCTGGCGCGCGATGCTGGCATGAACGTCGACATCCACCCGCAGATCGAGGGCAGCGTCACCCTGAATGCGCTGAACCAGACCCTGCCGCAACTGCTGTCGCGCATCGGCAAGCAAATCGACATGCGCTATGAAATCGATGGCAAGAACCTGACGGTGCTGCCCGACGCGCCCGTGTGGCGCAATTACAAAGTCGATTACGTCAACATGGCGCGCAGCACCAACAGCAGCGTGAATATCGCCACGCAAATCTCCACGGCGGGCGGCGGGTCGAACAACGCCAGCAATCCAGTGGGCAGTACGCAAGGCGGCAATGGCAACAACAATTCGACCACCCTGGTGGTGAATCGTTCGGAAAATAATTTCTGGTACAGCCTGGAAAAAAATATCCGCGACCTGCTGCGCGAGACCACGCTCAACGATGTGCAGGTGGACCCGCTGGCGCAGCTGAACCAGCAATTGACGAGCGTGCCCGGTCAGCAGGCGCAACAAGGACAGCCAGGCCAGCAGCAGAACCAGGCCGGCAATTTCCCCGCGCCGGGGCAGGCGGGCCAGTACGGCGCCCAGCCGCCGATGCAGAATACGGTGCCGAATGGCGGACAATATGCGCCGGGCCAGCAGGTGCCCGGCCAGAACGCGAACCCTGGCCAAGCGCTGGACGCGAACGGCATGCCGCTGCTGAAACTGGCCAACAAGGGCGGTCCCTCGTCCGTGGTCGTCAACGTCGAGGGCGGGCTGATCGCGGTGCGGGCCACGGGGCGCCAGCATGAAAAGATCGCTGAATTCCTCGATGCGGTCTTGCACAGCGCCAAGCGGCAAGTGCTGATCGAGGCGACCATCATCGAAGTGCGCCTGAGTAATGAATACCAGCAAGGCATCAACTGGGCGCGCCTGACGGGCAGCCTGCAGCTGAGGCAGGGGCAAGTGGGCACGTCGGTACTGTCCAGTGGCGTCACGCCCAATGTCACGCCGGGCATCTTCCTTCTCAATTATGTGAAAGACAGTTTTGCCACCACCATCCAGCTGCTCGAATCGTTTGGCAAGGTGAAAGTGCTGTCCAGCCCGAAGATCAGCGTGCTCAACAATCAGACGGCCATGCTGAAGGTGGTGGACAACAATGTCTTCTTTACCATCAAGGTGACGCCCGCCGTGATCAGCTCGACGGGCACCATCACCACGCCGGCCACCTATGAATCGAAGCTCGAGACGGTGCCCGTGGGCTTCGTCATGAGCGTCACGCCGCAGATTTCCGACAGCGATGAAGTTACCCTGAACGTACGCCCCACCATCACGCGCATCGTTGGCTACGTGCAAGACCCGAATCCGGCCCTGGCCACGGCGAATGTGCAAAGCCGCGTGCCCGTGATCCAGGCGCGCGAGCTGGAATCGATCATGAAAGTGAGCAATGGCCAGATCGCCGTGATGGGCGGCCTGATGCAGGATTCCGTCGACAATGCCAAGGATGGCGTACCGGGCCTGTCCAGCCTGCCTTTGGTGGGCAATTTATTTACTTATCGCAATGAGGCGAGCAGCAAGACGGAGCTGGTGATTTTCATGCGCCCCGTGGTGGTCAAGGATGCCAGCATCGACGGCGATTACCGCGACTACCGCTACCTGCTACCCGGCCAGGCGCCGCTCAACAGCCAGCCGTACACGGATGGCCCGCCAGCGCCCGCCGTCCAGCCGCAGGCACGCCTGCAGGGAGACTTCCCATGA